One region of Quercus lobata isolate SW786 chromosome 2, ValleyOak3.0 Primary Assembly, whole genome shotgun sequence genomic DNA includes:
- the LOC115978280 gene encoding 2-methylene-furan-3-one reductase-like codes for MAAPSTASIPSKNKAWVYSEYGNPIDVLKLDSNVTLPEVKEDQVLVKVVAASLNPVDSKRMLGYFKETDSPLPIVAGYDVAGVVVKVGSQVKNFKEGDEVYGDLNEKALDHPKSYGTLAEYTAVEERLLALKPKNLSFVEAASLPLAIETAYEGLERTEFSAGKSILVLGGAGGVGTHIIQLAKHVFGASKVAATSSTGKLELLKSLGADLAIDYTKENFEDLPEKFDVVYDAVGQTDKAVKAVKKDGHVVTIVGPVIPPATMFVLTSKGSILEKLKPYLESGKVKPVIDPKSPFPFSKTVEAFSYLNTNRATGKVVVYPIP; via the exons ATGGCAGCTCCTTCAACTGCTTCAATACCCTCTAAAAATAAGGCTTGGGTCTACTCTGAATATGGAAATCCTATTGATGTTTTGAAGCTGGATTCAAATGTAACCTTGCCAGAAGTGAAGGAAGACCAAGTACTGGTCAAGGTTGTTGCTGCATCTCTTAACCCTGTCGATTCTAAGAGGATGCTTGGGTATTTCAAGGAAACTGACTCTCCTTTACCA ATTGTTGCTGGCTATGATGTAGCTGGAGTAGTGGTAAAAGTGGGAAGCCAAGTGAAGAATTTCAAGGAAGGAGATGAAGTATACGGAGACCTCAATGAAAAAGCTTTAGACCACCCAAAAAGCTATGGCACTTTGGCCGAGTACACTGCTGTTGAAGAGAGACTATTGGctctgaaacccaaaaatctaagttttgttGAAGCTGCTAGCCTTCCCCTGGCCATTGAGACTGCCTATGAAGGCCTTGAACGAACTGAATTCTCTGCAGGTAAATCCATCCTTGTATTGGGTGGTGCTGGTGGAGTTGGAACACACATTATTCAG CTAGCAAAGCATGTTTTTGGTGCATCCAAGGTAGCAGCTACTTCAAGCACTGGGAAACTGGAGCTATTGAAGAGTTTGGGAGCTGATTTGGCCATTGATTATACCAAAGAAAACTTTGAAGACCTTCCAGAGAAATTTGATGTCGTATATGATGCAGTTG GGCAGACTGATAAGGCAGTCAAGGCAGTGAAAAAGGACGGGCATGTTGTGACAATAGTAGGCCCTGTAATTCCACCAGCAACTATGTTTGTGCTCACTTCTAAAGGGTCTATCTTGGAGAAATTGAAACCTTACCTGGAAAGTGGGAAGGTCAAGCCAGTGATTGACCCCAAAAGTCCGTTTCCATTTTCAAAGACCGTTGAAGCATTTTCCTATCTTAACACCAACAGAGCCACCGGAAAAGTGGTCGTATATCCAATCCCATGA
- the LOC115971082 gene encoding uncharacterized protein LOC115971082: protein MAVYSKDEVLMCKVFPSSLGPVAMRWFGGLRTGSINSFKELTQAFGSHFITCTRVPRPLDSLLSLSMREGETLKTYLDRYWEMHNEIEDNFEDVAISTFKSSLPTEHGLRKSLTGKPVTSLRQLMDSIDKYKRLEEDQQLGKGKAKVIPHERRDFRLD from the coding sequence ATGGCTGTCTATTCTAAGGATGAAGTCTTGATGTGTAAAGTGTTCCCATCTAGTTTGGGACccgtggcgatgagatggtttggcGGCTTGAGGACGGGTTCAATAAATTCCTTCAAGGAGCTCACTCAAGCATTTGGCTCCCATTTTATCACGTGTACCAGGGTCCCTCGGCCCTTAGACTCCCTACTGTCtttgtccatgcgagaaggggAGACCCTGAAAACATATTTGGACAGGTATTGGGAGATGCACAATGAGATAGAGGATAACTTTGAGGACGTCGCCATCAGTACCTTCAAGAGTAGCCTCCCAActgagcatggcttaaggaagtcTCTAACAGGAAAACCAGTCACCAGCCTACGCCAGCTTATGGATAGTattgacaagtataaaaggCTTGAGGAAGACCAACAACTGGGtaaaggaaaggctaaggttatccctcatgagaggagggatttcaggttggACTGA